AATACCTTCGAATTTTAATAAGTGAAGGCTTCTTATAAATATAAAGTCTTAAAATCACAGCTAAGCCTTCCTTCAATCAGATTCAGAACCCCTCGAACCACCTCGAAAACCAAGAAAGTCATATAGCGAGTGAGCGAGAAGAAAAAACCGAAATTTTCGGCTGTAATGGCGATGCCTGCTGTTTGATTCAATGAGAAAGAGATGAGACGCCGTATCCCACCGAATCCCTCACCTTTAAGCTTTGTATCTGTAGTTCTGGCTGCCTTTTTCTCCTCAATCGAATGCCCAAAGCAGGCCCATGCCTTGAATGCTAGACCCTTCAACGCTGACTGGTAATTGTGATTGAATTCCGTGTAGCACTCGCCTTCGTTGCCACACTTGAGCGCTAAAAAACGATGCAAATCTGTAGTTTAAAATGCAAGTTTTTTGTcaaattaaaagtaaacaaaATATTCATTAATCGCGCCTCGCTGGCCACCAACGACAGGGTGGATCGAGGCCACAGAACACCCTTTCGCCGAGCAACCCCCGGCCATTGTTGCGTTTGCCTGGTTCGTGTTTGCACACATGTCATACCCAAAAATTGTTGTGACAAATCGCTACAAGCGTGTTAATAACTGCTGCAACACGAAGAACCCATCAAAGTCACCCCCCGACAAAAGGGGACACAGGAAAAAACAGGACGATTTTCAGGGACGCGGATGACATTTCAATAGATCACTGCAGATGCGTCCCTCCAGATTGGCAAATGGCTATTAAACGAGTAGCTTGAAGCATTAGAAGGGCAGTTAACTGGCAAGATCTGCATGCGAGATACGCCAACATATGGCACTCAGTGCTCGGCAGAAGAGAGGGCTATACTCCTTTGTCATTTGCCTGCAGAAGATTCAATTTCAAACCCCCGAAACATCCTTCTTTTGGTCTTGTTTTTCGGCTCAACCAACAGGCCATTGCCGGCCTAGTTTAATTTAATCTCGAATCGAAACAAATAACTCTGTGAAATAACTAACTGAAGGAcatttattttaatattcGCACGGGAACAAAAGTCGGCGAAATTGGAAATCTGAATGACTCGGAATTGGATGGATGCGAGGACCGAGGACCCTGGCCCTGGGGCGATTGATGAGCGGACACGGCCGCCTGGCAGTTGGCAATTTCGCAATTGAAATGCAACGTTGATTTTGATTTGAGTTCCAGAGTTATTGAGGCGCAGCCCggcgtggagtggagtggccGCCAGGAGAGGACTGGCAGGACTTTTTTATTGCAGTTATTGACACGTAACAATTGCCGTGTAGCCCCCCACCCACATGGCCTCccattgccactgccactgcagtCCGGCACTTTTTTCCGGCATTGCCAGTGCCCTTTTTGCTGTCGCTTTTTGGCGCCTCCGTTTCCGCTTCCGCTGATATTCAATTTTGTTTGATTGCTGTCGTTTTTAGTTGAACAATTTGTCCACTTTTCGCGCGATGTTGACATTGAAAGCCCCGCTGCCAGGCCATATTTCAAATCGATTTCGCAGTACCCCCAGAGTCGGGCAAATTCTCAGGGCATTGCATGTTCTATTAGCAGAAATTATGAGCACTAAGCGGATTATACGAGTCCGAGGAAGCCTGGGATCCTTCTGAGGCGGCGGCTGGGTCACGTGGCGCGCATTGTAATCCGAGCTGCAGGACGCATGCCGGGGCTCAGATCTAATTATAAAATTAAACACGAATTAAAACTGCCATTCAAAACGTTTTGTAACAAAAACCGAAGCTTACGCTGCAGATCGGGTGAGTCTTAAGGCATCCTCCTGCTCTTCTTCCACTCTGTTTTAGGTTTTGGTCCATCCTAGCCTTCAACCCGAAAAGAACCACCCACTCCTAGAGTCTGTGAAGGTTTGCCGAACGCCTCAAACGAGATAACGAAGAAGTGCGTGTGAGCAAGTCGCTACTGTGGCGCTGGATCAGCTGGTGAAGTGTGTAAACGAAACACCTTCCCTATTTATGcttcaaatatatatattttgtacttgtgaaacCTTGAGTACATAGCAACCGAGAAACATACATATTCCACACGTCCCATCCTGAAACACAGCAAATTTTCAGTCGTCTGGAGACATTCAGAGACACACAGCTAAGTAAATAAATATCTATTATCTCTTTTTCCTTTCGAAAGTGTCAACATGTCCCTGGCCCCCAAGGCAGAGATACGGACGTACACGGACGCCAGGAGCCTGGACCCGAGCTTCAAGGAGTTCAAGGCGGGTCAGTACGACCTGGTGCTTGTGGTGATCCCGAATTCCGGGAACTTCTACGACAAGCTCAAGCAGAAGGCGGAGCTGGACTACGGAATCCTGACGCAGTGCATCAAGCAGGCGACCGTCGAGCGGAGGTGCAACGGGCACGTGGTGGGGAACCTGCTGCTGAAGATCAACTCCAAGCTGAACGGCATCAACCACACGCTGAAGGCCGACACGCCCGCGCTGCCCAAGAACGTGATGTTCGTGGGGGCCGACGTGACGCACCCCTCGCCGGACCAGCGGGAGATTCCCAGTGTCGTGGGCGTGGCCGCGTCCCACGACGCCTTCGGGGCGTCCTACAACATGCAGTACCGCCTGCAGCGCGGGGCCCTCGAGGAGATCGAGGACATGGAGTCCATCATGACCGAGCACCTGCGGGTCTACCGCAAGTACCGCCAGTGCTATCCGGAGCACATCATGTACTACCGCGACGGGGTCAGCGACGGCCAGTTCCCGAAGATCAGGAACGAGGAGCAGCGAGGGATGTCCGTGGCCTGTGCCAAGGTGAGTGGAGGCCCACCCTCCACTGCTCCCCTGCTCATCCCAAACCCTCCAATCCACAGATTGGAATCAAGCCGAAAATCTGCTGCATTATAGTCGTCAAACGGCACCACACGCGCTTCTTCCCGAGCGGCTGCCCCTCGGAGTCCAACAAGTTCAACAACGTGGAGCCGGGGACCGTCGTGGACCGCACCATAGTGCATCCCAACGAGGTGCAGTGGTTCATGGTCAGCCACCAGTCCATCAAGGGCACGGCCAGGCCCACTCGCTACAGCGTGATCGCGAACACGGGCCGCCTGGACATCGACCTCCTCCAGCAGATGACCCACAACCTGTGCCACCTGTTTCCCCGCTGCAACCGGGCCGTCTCCTACCCGGCCCCGGCCTACCTGGCCCACCTGGCCGCCGCTCGCGGACGCGTCTACCTCACTGGCACCACGACCTTCGCCTCCCCCCAACAGGAGTACAAGAAGCGGTTGATCGACCCGGCCCTGTCCAGCAAGAACCCCATGTACTTTGTTTAGTTTCCTTTGATTtccattttaaatttattcgTTGTCAGAAATATTGaaattatattttataaaAAGATGCTCCCTTTCTCTCAGTGTATTCATACGCTCCCATCGTGTCAGAGCACATCCCCAGCTTGGGGTCTGTTTGCATAATAATCTCAAAGCGTTTCGTCATTGTCCTCATCATCGCGGGGCTGATCAAGGCCTAAACAGGGGACTAAAGCTAAGGAAAGTCCGGGGGAAAGACCCGTGGGATATGGGTATTGGAGGTGTTCAAGGGGGTAATGAAAGTGCTCATCATTCGCCCCATCATTAGGCCAAAGTTTGGGGCCAGGAAAGCAGAAAAGAAAACATATTATTCAATATTTAAAAGTTCTTCTTCCTTCCGGCGGAACTGTCGCACGCTCGAGTTGATCGATGACGCCGGAGTTGCTGGCTTTCCTCCCCTCCCCCTGCTGGCCCTGCTGCCCCTGTTCCTCCCCCTGCTGCTCCTTTTGTTGAGTGTTCATCCCTCGAGAGTCCCAGTCCTCCAGTGCCTCCGCCTCACCTCTCCCTCGCCACCACTTGGCATGATAAATTTAATTCCGCTTCTATTTTGATGGCACTTGTCAATTCAAATACTTTTGCCAGTCCCGCTTTTTTCCGGCTGCTGTGTGCTCccttttttgtttctgtttgcgGGCTGAAGGGCTCTCCGGCAGCCACGCCTCCACCACAGTGTGCGCAAATGCTGCGAAAAGTTGAAGGATTTTGACGCATTAGAGTGCCGCCCCGGGGCTGCAGGTGGCTTAAATACTGCCTCCCCCCCGCCAGGCAGGCAAATGAGTGCAGTGCCAGTGGGTGTTGGGAATTGACTTTCCATTGTGTGCCCCACAGAAGGAATGAACTTTATATTTTGAGAAGGTTTTGAGGAGGATTTGAGGAGGTTTTGAGGTGCTTTAATGGTGTAGCCATGTTCTGGGAATCTATTTCTTAATTCAGGATATTTTCTATGGAAAAAGCGAGGCATCAAAGCCAAATCTATGAGCTACAAACAGATTCCCGAAGTGTGGACCTCTTTGGGCTCTTTTCATGTGTTTCAATAAACAAAACTAGGCATCTTTTTCATTTATTTGGAACCATAGAGAATGGTACGAATGAGGGACACATTCTTGGGAAAAACTCGTTGCAAAGGAGCCTCTCTCCGGCTGTTCTGTTCTTCAAATCTTTGGATTTTTCCCCTATCAAAGTTTTGTTTTTATGGAATAAATGAATGAATTTTTAAACCGTGTTTTTTGGTTAGTTATTTTCTTATTCATTTCTATGTATTTCCTAGATGGAACGTCTTCCTAGATGGCGTCTGTAAATACTTGTGTAGCATACTTTTGGGTAAATAATAAATTCACTTCTAGATAAAAGGGAGGCAGATAGATCTTCAATGGTGGAAAAACTATACTTTGTggaaccaaaaaaaataataaaaaatacatttttgcaGGTCGGTCGGAGGTCTTAACGAAACTGTGTTCAACATGCCCCAGGAATACTTGGAAAAAGTGCCTTTTATTGTCCTAAAAAAAAAGATGGTTAAATCATTTTGGAATCGTAAAGATGGTCTCATCTTATTTGTAGAATTCCATAAATAGTTAATTGGAATCATCTATATTTTCCACCCTATAATCCCACTAGACAAACGCTCCTTCCATTCCAGCATCCAACATATCTATATCATAACTCCTCCAGCCTTCCCTCCCCCTTGCACCAATATTTTTTGTTCCCCCAAGAGATGTCAGATGCTGGGCTCAATCCACGACATGTTCGACATTAACCACTAATGAAACCCGGACAAGGGCGATCCCCGAGCTTGCTGAAGCACTTAACTTTCCTTGTAATCAGTATGGCGGGCATACCACCCTTGTTCCCCCTCCTGGTCCCCGGCAGCTTCAATTTAAAGTTTCCCGAGACTGACCCCAGAGCACAGAGCACTGGAGAAGCGGACCTGCCCCGTGGGAGTTGCAGCAGGAGGGCCTGgacagggccagggccagggcctgGGCCAAAAATGATGACTTAATATACGAAAATCACAAAACTGATGGATTCCTCTGGGGTGCTTTTTACTTGACACGAACTCGGGGAACTCGGGACCCGGCCCAGTCCATCCTTGGCATTCCCCTCCCCTCCCGTCCCGTCCAGTGTCGCGTCTGGCGTTTATTTCACGCTCTTCGGCGCGCCGCCGCTGACAAGCTGACAGCTGCCACTTGAGTGGAGGccagcgacgacgacgacgacgacgacggcgacggcgatgGCGTTTATTAGTTATTAAACGGCGTGATTTATGCCCGGTCGCCTGCAATTGGCCTGCACTTTGGCGCCTTAATGAGGTggcaggacaggacaggacatcTGCGGTCCTGTTGGCTCCACTCGACTGACACTTCATTTAAACGCTCATCAGCGGCCCAACTGGCGTGCACAATACACGCAGATAAAAAAGAATCGAACGGGCTTAAGGGAAACAGGGGACAACAACCAGGGAATACCATCTTAAAGTATTATGGAATATGGAACAGATCTGCAGATCTGAGAACGAATTCTACGACCTGCAATACAACCCCTTGGCTGTTGGCCCTGTAAAATCTTTGTATACCCAAATCTCGAAGAGTTTTGTGGAGGATGTGGATGTAGATCTGTGTAACACCTAGAAGGCAGCgtttccgacctcataaactatatatattcttgatcagcatccaTAAATGAGTCTTTATAGCCTAGTCTGTCTGTCCTTCCGACCATAACATTCCAGGACTGAGCACTGGTTGTAAAAGTAGAGCCGCCGCCATTGCCGCTGCTCACAAGAGAGTTTAGGCCCTTCTTCGATCCCTAATCTGCATGGGATCCACCTGAGGGGCCTGTAGTGGCCCCCTCCTGCCCCCTGCATTATCCCCATTGAAGATCCTGAAGCTGAGAACTTTCCCAGGGTGTTTTTTCGATACACACTCGTATGGAAAACTGATTGATaactgttttttgtttgtttgtttgtttttttgaaAGTGTACATTTCGAGGAAACATAATTGCCAAACGGCTGACTGTGCAACCCCCGGTGGAGGGCCCACCCCTGGCAGCCCTACCATTTGACTTCTCCCAAAAACTGAGAGGCAGGCCTACTGTGCGCTTCTATTTGTTCACACTTATTCGATTTTCACACCCCccttcatcatcatcatcgtcatcatcgtcgCCGTGCTACCCGTTTCGTTTGAACTCTCAGTCCCACTCCGAATCCCTGGCCGCGTCTCGGGTTACTTTGTTTTCCTTGGCCTCCATTGTTTGTTTTCATTTCCGTTTCACTTTTCGTTTTGAAAAATGCGTTTtacagtttttttttaaattcaattGTGGACTGCCGCAGCAGCCCGTAAAACACACCCCGTCGAAGCGTCCTCTTTGGAACTCCCCCTGCGGCTAATAACGTGCTCGTCAGTTCCGGCAGATCCAGCCCTTCGCTTGTGCTTTTTGGTGTCGGCAACAAATTATGATTGCCTTTAAAACACAGCAGGAAGTCCGCCAAAAGGTGGCTAGTAATTGGGGATATGATAGGTCCTAGATTTCCGTCGACAACTTGGGCTGTTCTGGGCTCAAAGTCACTCCATAGAAGCCATGGAAACGTACTTGTTTGCATCTGGAACTGCAGTGCACTCCCTTCCCTTCTTATCGCCGAAAACTCCCCAAGCATCGACGGCTGTGCTGTCGTGTTGTCGCTAATCCTTTGACACGTAATCCCGCACGCACTCCGGCAGCGCCTCCAGTCGTACCCCGTTCTGTCTGCCACGGGGGACTCGGGGATGGACAGTTGCGCTCCATTTGTCATTTTCATAATCGACGCAGAGTCAGGGCGGAGCGTGTCATCGCTGCCGTATCTCACGGATTACccaaaaacgaaacgaaggGGTCACGACGATGGGGTCACGTGTCGCCAGCGCCGGCAACATGGAT
The sequence above is a segment of the Drosophila miranda strain MSH22 chromosome 4, D.miranda_PacBio2.1, whole genome shotgun sequence genome. Coding sequences within it:
- the LOC108161283 gene encoding protein argonaute-2-like yields the protein MSLAPKAEIRTYTDARSLDPSFKEFKAGQYDLVLVVIPNSGNFYDKLKQKAELDYGILTQCIKQATVERRCNGHVVGNLLLKINSKLNGINHTLKADTPALPKNVMFVGADVTHPSPDQREIPSVVGVAASHDAFGASYNMQYRLQRGALEEIEDMESIMTEHLRVYRKYRQCYPEHIMYYRDGVSDGQFPKIRNEEQRGMSVACAKIGIKPKICCIIVVKRHHTRFFPSGCPSESNKFNNVEPGTVVDRTIVHPNEVQWFMVSHQSIKGTARPTRYSVIANTGRLDIDLLQQMTHNLCHLFPRCNRAVSYPAPAYLAHLAAARGRVYLTGTTTFASPQQEYKKRLIDPALSSKNPMYFV